One stretch of Solenopsis invicta isolate M01_SB chromosome 16, UNIL_Sinv_3.0, whole genome shotgun sequence DNA includes these proteins:
- the LOC105204224 gene encoding F-actin-uncapping protein LRRC16A isoform X3, with protein sequence MSTRSQLTKDLNESVKALLGKHVKILLKNVVKLETKQDKLENRVLVFSPCRLFLLSAKVPTRIDCHFHYLEITAIESRRANQLCLTVGERYYNFTTNSVGGDTTEVDAMIEALHTAIRNIFPTVPLNYIIRKIEVIPASRLQSIRGSELARSTEATRHTGPCGGFSTQYACMCDLHSVPYREEVAWDVDTIYLSHDTRELNLRDFDHLDQKDLVPIISALEYNTWFTKLRASHLKLNHEPLERLLHIMRRSLSIQELYLDNLGIKWDFAHKLSLALISNANTMLQTIDLSHNMIEDKGASSLCGIIAKLMQGGTHLSGPIGKLPKGLQKLNLAHCGLTGKGISQIAHALSLNRSMPTSLRYLNLSENTLKDDVNNLCNFLAQPNSLTHLDLSGTDTTLECLFGALLRGCATNLVHLNVARNSFSSKKTKEIPPSFKQFFTATLSLKYLNISSCKLPLEALKHLLLGLACNESTVGLELDMSGNNLGSMGAHVLESCIHGVRCIASLDISDSNMDVDLAQVITAVGKNKSIKQLYMGRNTASMKSKHIAVVMDALVQMLQEDDCVLQALHLPDSRLKGDLYNLINALGSNTCLHTLDISGNQIGDPGARLLAKALQINNHLRTIIYDKNNITLQGYADIVHALEKNCSVRHMPFPIYDLQPCMKTSTEKTEQLAKRIQDLLQRNVTPCKYSHGQAFRLQQGFLLSSTQQMVDRLVVQTQDTIKALAAESCDANNDINYATGLIQDADNSKQLLPRLHEVLQRRDENNPIELKLHDMANELHKVITVYLQDSLDAMLKCANEQCPTILSQTVIRGDESEPIAVQDDLRNTCKEKNQINNEFIHTTVTEQAGADIVNRVNELNLAVAAHISDRITDEVIESLSRSYKTLIGDCDSRTRSSTPDVLRPSAGSMSSGSVIGVTSASGMSMTLPPGRASLVSEEDGPPETCSLADSIGVSDQSPMKLDYLNLATPHLSNKRKSLHGRKLRPKSVVDSVEGLSADDIPDLLPSLPKSQAEAISETEHSLTESLDSVSELPNTVGQQLQHLVKSRPRRTKTRAPTRPMLRPDQPTDGLALGEGLDVFFRPTTPTTPLISPTSDDSSLHTFPTDGSPNLSLTSHKSIPPDIEKKHSCNSPMLKTLLEPAPRSRSSDNLEKFSPLVGRRSQGDSPLTASPLARRNTTDSAQAHERTKGEAFVKETCNSASTNDGSDDSKRSTLTNLSNISPRGSHDIEDAFGASTSEKDQENRKSVVKKSTSDAEKSSSSVKLRSTGHDLRSPINGNNSSTKSTSDSAKSPVLKPLKNSGPTSDGKSNGSLVKNKPTPPATAPKPRPWSMATDRKSGEFSLLSDGSSPNTSAGNTPDSGDALDESTDSGVSGPASLPPTLSASSTTSSLSNTSVEKRSVRELAASLNKSKTDRKENGNGSAENG encoded by the exons ATGTCAACCCGGTCGCAGCTCACGAAGGATTTAAACG AATCGGTGAAAGCGCTACTCGGCAAGCATGTGAAGATACTATTAAAGAACGTGGTGAAATTGGAAACAAAGCAGGATAAACTGGAAAATCGTGTTCTT GTATTTTCGCCATGTCGCCTCTTTCTCTTATCGGCCAAAGTACCCACAAGA ATCGACTGCCATTTTCATTACCTAGAGATAACGGCCATAGAGTCGAGGAGAGCAAATCAGCTATGTTTGACCGTTGGAGAACGATATTACAATTTTACCACAAACAGCGTCGGCGGGGATACCACGGAAGTGGATGCTATGATAGAGGCCTTACATACGGCAATTCGAAATATCTTTCCTACCGTACCATTAAA TTACATTATACGAAAAATAGAGGTAATACCAGCTAGCAGACTGCAGAGTATACGAGGGAGCGAATTAGCTAGGAGCACAGAAGCCACAAGACATACAGGACCTTGTGGTGGTTTCTCTACTCAGTATGCATGCATGTGTGACTTGCATAGTGTACCCTACAGGGAGGAAGTGGCCTGG GACGTCGACACAATATACCTTTCGCATGACACCAGAGAATTGAATTTGAGAGACTTTGATCATCTAGATCAGAAGGACTTGGTGCCAATTATCTCGGCCTTGGAATATAATACCTGGTTTACAAAATTAAGGGCGTCCCATCTTAAACTGAATCATGAGCCTCTTGAGAGACTGTTACATATTATGCGAAGATCTTTATCTATTCAAGAGCTTTATTTGGATAATCTCGGAATTAAATG GGATTTTGCTCACAAATTGTCGTTAGCCTTGATTTCTAACGCTAACACGATGCTGCAAACGATAGATCTGTCGCACAATATGATCGAAGACAAAG gagCCTCTAGCTTGTGTGGGATAATAGCCAAGTTAATGCAAG GTGGTACTCATCTGAGCGGTCCTATTGGCAAGCTGCCTAAAGgtttacaaaaattgaatttggCCCATTGTGGATTAACCGGGAAAGGTATAAGCCAAATAGCGCATGCATTAAGTTTGAACAGAAGCATGCCAACTAGTTTGCGATATCTGAATCTTTCGGAGAACACCTTAAAAGACGACGTCAAT aatttgtgcaattttttgGCGCAACCTAATAGTTTAACACATCTAGATCTTAGCGGTACAGATACTACTTTAGAATGT TTGTTTGGTGCATTATTACGGGGTTGTGCAACTAATCTAGTCCATCTAAACGTTGCCCGGAATTCTTTTTCGAGCAAGAAGACCAAAGAAATACCTCCGAGTTTTAAGCAATTTTTCACGGCAACTCTGTCGTTGAAGTACTTAAATATATCTTCGTGCAAATTACCATTGGAGGCATTAAAACACCTGCTACTCGGTCTGGCATGCAACGAAAGTACAGTTGGCCTAGAGCTTGACATGAGCGGAAATAATTTGGGCTCCATGGGCGCACATGTTCTAGAATCCTGCATTCACGGAGTTCGATGTATAGCATCGTTGGATATATCAGACAGTA ATATGGATGTTGATTTGGCGCAAGTTATAACAGCAGTTGGcaaaaataaatcgataaaGCAGCTTTACATGGGACGTAATACCGCCAGTATGAAAAGCAAGCACATAGCTGTCGTGATGGATGCCTTGGTGCAAATGCTCCAGGAGGATGACTGCGTCCTTCAAGCGTTGCATCTACCTGACTCCCGATTGAAAGGCGATCTCTATAACTTGATCAACGCTCTTGGTAGCAATACATGTCTTCATACCTTGGATATTAGCGGCAATCAGATAGGTGATCCTGGTGCGAGATTGTTGGCGAAAGCATTGcagattaataatcatttacgTACCATTATATACGACAAGAATAACATCACGTTACAAGGCTACGCGGATATCGTTCACGCTCTAGAGAA AAATTGTAGCGTACGGCATATGCCATTTCCAATTTACGATCTGCAACCCTGTATGAAAACCTCTACGGAAAAAACGGAACAGTTAGCCAAGAGGATACAAGATCTGCTGCAAAGAAATGTTACACCGTGCAAATACAGCCATGGGCAAGCATTCAGGCTACAACAGGGATTTCTATTGAGTTCCACGCAGCAAATGGTCGACAGACTCGTTGTTCAAACTCAGGACACTATCAAGGCCCTCGCAGCGGAGAGCTGCGACGCTAATAACGATATCAATTATGCCACTGGACTTATACAAGACGCGGATAATTCTAAACAG TTATTGCCAAGATTACATGAAGTGCTTCAAAGACGTGACGAGAATAATCCGATTGAACTAAAGTTACACGATATGGCAAATGAACTTCATAAAGTTATAACGGTATATCTACAG GATTCTTTGGATGCGATGTTAAAGTGTGCGAATGAGCAATGTCCTACTATACTTTCGCAAACAGTGATCAGAGGTGATGAAAGCGAACCGATTGCGGTGCAAGATGATCTTCGTAATACCTGCAAAGAGAAAAACCAAATCAACAACGAATTTATACATACCACTGTTACTGAACAAGCTGGTGCAGATATTGTTAATAGAGTCAA cgaGCTTAATTTAGCAGTTGCAGCGCATATATCCGACAGAATTACGGACGAGGTAATCGAGTCATTATCACGAAGTTATAAAACTTTG atTGGCGATTGTGATAGCCGAACAAGAAGCAGCACACCAGATGTTTTACGACCTAGCGCTGGCTCGATGAGCAGTGGAAGTGTGATAGGTGTGACTAGCGCGAGCGGTATGTCCATGACTTTACCTCCTGGTAGAGCCAGCCTGGTGTCTGAAGAAGACGGTCCGCCGGAGACATGTTCATTGGCAGATTCCATTGGCGTCAGCGATCAATCACCAATG AAATTGGATTATCTTAATCTG GCAACACCACATCTATCGAACAAACGTAAAAGTCTGCACGGAAGGAAATTGAGACCTAAATCCGTAGTGGACTCGGTTGAAGGATTATCCGCCGATGATATACCAGATCTTTTGCCGTCGTTGCCAAAGAGTCAAGCGGAAG CCATCTCAGAAACCGAGCACTCGTTGACAGAGTCATTAGATTCCGTCTCGGAATTGCCCAACACCGTGGGCCAACAGTTGCAGCATCTGGTCAAGTCTAGACCGCGCAGAACGAAAACGCGAGCACCCACGAGGCCGATGTTAAGACCGGATCAACCAACCGACGGTCTCGCCCTAGGTGAAGGTCTCGACGTGTTTTTCCGACCTACTACGCCTACCACTCCTTTGATTTCGCCTACGAGCGACGACAG cTCTTTACATACTTTCCCAACGGATGGCAGTCCTAATTTATCGCTGACGAGTCACAAGAGCATTCCACCTGATATAGAAAAGAAGCACAGTTGCAATTCACCGATGCTAAAGACGCTTTTGGAACCGGCGCCACGTTCGCGATCCAGCGACAACTTGGAAAAATTTTCTCCCCTCGTTGGTAGAAGATCACAAGGTGATTCTCCGCTTACCGCTTCACCGCTCGCCCGGAGAAATACTACAGACAGCGCTCAAGCTCACGAGAGAACGAAAGGCGAGGCTTTCGTGAAGGAGACTTGTAACAGCGCTTCCACGAATGACGGGAGCGACGATTCTAAGCGCAGCACACTAACAAACTTATCTAATATTAGTCCGCGTGGCTCACACGACATCGAAGACGCTTTTGGAGCGAGTACGTCGGAGAAAGACCAAGAGAATCGTAAAAGTGTCGTGAAGAAGTCGACCTCTGACGCAGAAAAGTCATCCTCGTCCGTCAAACTACGATCGACCGGTCATGATCTAAGAAGTCCGATAAACGGTAATAACAGTAGCACCAAAAGTACATCCGATTCGGCCAAGTCTCCTGTATTGAAACCGTTGAAGAATAGCGGGCCTACGAGCGACGGAAAGAGCAACGGTTCACTCGTGAAAAATAAGCCTACTCCACCAGCGACGGCGCCTAAACCACGACCATGGAGCATGGCTACCGATAGAAAATCCG GAGAATTTAGTCTCTTAAGCGATGGTTCTAGTCCGAACACTTCAGCCGGCAACACGCCTGATTCTGGCGACGCTCTCGATGAATCTACCGACAGCGGTGTCAGCGGACCGGCTTCTTTGCCGCCGACATTATCGGCGAGCAGCACTACAAGTTCGTTGAGCAATACGAGCGTGGAGAAGAGATCGGTGAGGGAATTGGCAGCGAGCTTGAATAAGAGCAAGACGGATAGGAAGGAGAACG GCAACGGAAGTGCCGAAAACGGTTGA